DNA sequence from the Acanthochromis polyacanthus isolate Apoly-LR-REF ecotype Palm Island chromosome 5, KAUST_Apoly_ChrSc, whole genome shotgun sequence genome:
ctgcctggacccccactcctgcctggaaccccccgctcctacaccctggttttccccccacctagccaccattctCACCCCCCAAATAATAAACCccttgcattcagccagccctggtagtgtggttttCTGCTCAGGTCCACCAGCTCAGCTCGTGACATATTCattgtttctgttgctttctTATTGTTTTTGCCTGAGAAGCTTATTTGCTAAAAATATCAGTATGATTGATGTACATGCTGTATGCCACATagatcaaaaccacaaaaataattGACTTATTTTAGGGTTTTTGAAAGAATGCTGTCATTGTTTTAATCAAAATAGTATATTAGTGGACCTCAGAGGTATTTTGATGTTTACAGATGAAGTTGCTGTTCCTGTTTCCACTGTTGGTGCAGTGTTGTTTAACTTCACACTAACTGTAGATACAAGAGAGTGATATTAATCTTTAACCTTGACCAAGAAAACAAGTAAACATCTTTCCTGAAATGTTTAATGTTTCCTTGCTTCTTCCTCACACACAAAGGTTTCTCAGCCGTCACCTGATGGGAGGATCTCCAGGGTTTTTCCATTGTGTCTTAAAGAAACAGCTTCTGAAGAGACTGATAAAGCTTCGACAGACACTTTGATTCCTGCTCTGCTTTCTGTGACTCCAACAAACTCATCTCCAGGTGAGGAAAAATGCCTTTACTGCTGCTAAATCTACCTTCTATTGTAGTTGATGTGAAATCCATTACAACACAGAGAACTTTCAGGATGTTTACAGGTAAGACGTTCATCACAACTGACATCGGTGATGCAAGCAGATGTGCTACAAAATCAGTGTGACTAAAACTAAGTAACTGGGTCACCTGATGCTGATTTCACTGTTGTCACAGAAGTAGAAAGTGAACTATTTAGAGAAAGTTTCAGTATCAACAATAAACTCAAAGACTGAACTCATGCTTTCATCACATTAAAAGAACCTGTTGGAGAAAATGTTTCAGTAAATTAAGTTTTAAACCCCAACTAGCCTCATATAATGTGTATATTTACTGAATAGTCTTCATGAATTAATATCCAGTGCTGATAAAGTAAGAATCTGATaagacatttcactttcacacaacaaCAACTAGCAGCAGGAGTCCAGCCATGATGAACAGCAAAGTGTGAATGTATAGAAGACACCACACAGGTCTGTCTGACGACTGTGACTTTTGCACGCACAAGTTTAATTTCTTATAACTCGTTCTCATGAAAACTATCATGGAAACAGACTGCGACACCACACACTTTACATAGACTTCCTTGAACACTTTATACTGAGCTCTCAATGCAAGTGAAGATATTTAAATCAACTCTACCGCACCACTGAATAACCGCATGAGAGCACGTGGGGCGGCTgaggctcaggtggtagagcgggtcgtacAAAGAGTCAGCGGTTCGATTTctgctctcgcctagtcatgagctgttgtgtccttgggcaagacactttacccatcttgcctccagtgctgctctcacactggtgtgtgaatgttggtggtggttggaggggccacaggcgtggattggcagccatgcttccatcagtctgccccagctgtggctacaaatgtagtttactgCCGctagagtgagaatgtgtgagtgaatgaataatggatccattgtgaagcgctatataaatctaattcattattgttattatgaaGAGCTTGTTCACTGATTCTGTAGCTTCACATTTATTTTGAGAGTGGTGTCCTGTTTGAGAGTTCAGCAAAAAGGCCAGTATTAAATCAGATCATGCATGTGTCTCCACAAATAGCTCCAGTGCACAGATTCTGATGAAAATGATTTTGTTTGCATTAAACTCAATAGTGTCAGATTTTGTATAAACAGCAGTAAGATAAGACAACACAGGACAAAACTTTATGAATACAGAAGGACATGTATGCCATTAGAGCAGCAACTATATTTGGACTTGCCAATCATCTACTTTCTGTCACAGTGACAATTTTCCAAGGTGACCGTGGTAAAGAAGGGCCAACGGGAGAGAGGACTCAAATGCTGGACAACCATTGAGGAAGGAGACGTTCAGTAACTTGATTTGAATAAATGATGGCAACAAATGTCTATTTGTTTGCAGGTGCAGGGAGCACAAACAAAAAGGATTACAACACAACAGCCTGGCAAATGACAGAGAAGAGGATCCTGGTACTGAGTGAATAAAGAGGAACTGTGAATGAGACTGAGGGTTAATGTGGGGCAGGTGGGAGTGAAAATCAGATGGCTGGATGGGAAAGAAAAGCTGATTGGCCCCTGGAGGACGACACAGTGGAGCCAACAGGACTGAGCATGTTCACGTAAGCACTGACAGGAGATGTGTAGCTGCAGACATAAACTGGGAAGAAAACAATTCAAGCATCGgactttttgttctttgagcCATGGCCCCTGATTAGGAAGAACTGTTGGCTGCAGGACTGTCTATTTGTTTTCAGGCTGACAGACAACAAGTTGGACAAAGTCTTTTGATTGAAGacaatattaattattttaattattaattaatcacaatCTATCCCTTACAATAAATATGAacttaaaatcactttaatatAAAACATGAATTACACAGCGtaggaaaacaaatgaaatacactcacaaaaatatgtagaaacATTTAGTGAGATTGTAAGTTGTAGATATACTTTGTTCGATATTTTCCTTTTAGTTTGTATTAACACACAACAAAGGAATCTCACAGTGAGCAACTAATAAATGACAAAGTTCAAGCTACAAATATCGatggattaaaaaataaaattgattacAATACACACATTCTTTTGAGTAATTCTGCCTAGCAGCTATAGTTTAAAGTTAAGATGAATAAATTTTTagtttattaaacatacagaGATATAATACAGATATAAATAGTTTTTTGAGGGTCAGGACCAGGTCACACACATTACCGACAACATCTCTCTTGATTAGATTGTAAACAGTAAAAGGTggattttaaaataacacattgtttaaaaaaatactctttAGGCTTTCTGCTTTCTTCTCCTTAATCATAATTGCACATTATTCTATAAACCCTGTGTTTCAGTATGCCTGCAGGAGGCTGTACACCATGTCTGGTTGGTCTGATGCAGTTGGGCGGTCAGGGATGGTTTCGTACAGGTGATAGATGTCAgactggaaaagaaaaacaacaactgtaaaAGCCCTGTTAGCTTATAGCATCTATAAAGCTACACATATCAAATATATTCCTCACTGCCCCCCTTGTTTTACTTACATCTTGACTTTGAGGCTCTTCTCTGTTCAGTTTCTCAAAACCTGCAGATAAAAGAGAAGCACTAAAATGATCGTATTCAAGTTTGGTATTTTATTGCACTGCCTGTAAATTAGAagagaaatgtcagaaaagtccagaaacacagaaaacctacAGGAAATCTCTGTAATGAATTAAACAGTCATTGTGCTTCCCTAAATGTATGCTCTTGTAAGTGTTTAGTGATTAAATAGCTGCGTTTATcacaagtcagtaaaatatCATATGAGAAAAAGCTACAAGCATTGTGTTTGTCACTGTTATTGAAGGAGTGAATGGAGGAAAAGTAACAATATCACTGAAATCCACTTATATAAATATACTAGATACTGTAAATTGAAATAACACTGCAGATAAAttgaaattaatttattataCATAATATCCAGTAATGTGAGTTTGTCATTGGTCCTGCATCATGCATCATTCAGGCagatgtcaaaataaaagcagctcaCCTGTAGAACAGTCAGCACTAGGTACTGAAGTGATCAAACTGTAGGTACTATTAACAGGTAACTCCTGACAACAGGAAAGAGGGGAGATGCAGTGACAGAATTATATGAATAACACAATGACACATTATTTTACCCTGAGTATCTTTGctattaaaatgtttgttttatgttacaTGAATGTTAGAAATAAAGTGTGTTTAATTACCACTCCTCCATGGCTGATATTTCTCAGGCACACAGACTCATCTATAAGAGAAGGTAATAAAAGCCCAATCAACTAAAATATACATGCACTGTATGAACGAACAATACAGGTAATTTACTGTATACATTACCTGTGATGTTGGCTTTTGTTCTGTgtagaaacaacagaaaatgtgttaaCAAAGAATGaatacaagaaataaaaacatactaTATAAGGCAATAAACCTAACATCCAGAGGGATAAATAAATACTTACTTGGAAGATGAACttcctaaaaaataaaaaataaatgaaacatcagGCACAAGTTACTCGTTCACAGCTGTGCAACTGATAACATCCAACATTTATAAGCAGGAGAACGACACAGACAATATGAACAGACAAgctcagattcagattcagctcactaaaaacagctgagccattTCAACAATTATAACTCTACAACAATTTGCTATTAAAATGACAATTCCTTGACTTCTTTTGACATATAAATAGAAATTATTTTTCCAGATTCAGGCAACAGAAGCCACAATCGAATTGACAACAAACCGTTTTATGCTTTGGACATTACGAAACACTTTGTCAAACTTTGTATTAATGGACTTGAAATAACATTCAAATTTCTGAAATATGCTTTAACGTGTGTGTGAATTTGAAAAGGTGTGTTGCAGGACACATCAACTGACACAGTTCTCACCTGTTCTTCTTTTGAGATGTCTGTGAAGCACCAGCACCAGAAGGACGACAGCAATGCTTACTCCAAAAGCCGCCACAGACATGAGCAACTTTAACAGTTTAAcagttgctgctgttttggagGCCACAAACAAGTTTTACTTTGAAATCAAAAAGCAAGAGGACTGTGTATTCCTGTTTTTTGCTTGTACAAAAGATACCAAATAGTTAAGTGTCCACTTAATTCTGAATCTTTGCAATTTGAGcccttaaaaatgttaaaatgtactAATTATTCCATTGAAAGTTCAATATCCTGAAGCACAatgcctggaaaaaaaaaatttatgctctgaaatatatattttgtattcAATTAGTATCAATTACAACACATCTATAATTTTCTTACCTGGTGTTAGGTTCACAGAGGtgataggaggggaaacactggacATTATAACAGTCGAACCTGCGGCATAGACACACAATACCATTTTAAAGGCTTTATAGAGTCATGTCTGATCATGTTTTGGTCATTATATAGATCAATAGCATGTCCTACCGGTGGTCACAGTAAATGCGGATTTTGTGCTCATGGTACTTGATTCTCTTTCCACATCTGCAGTAAAAGGAAATGATTTGGGGGCTAAGTAAAATAACAAtgtgctatttttgttgttggtaGCACTTCAACACTAAACTTTTCAAAAACTAACACAATAATTAGTTCTGATTTTAGTCATTCATGATGCATCCATGAACATTTCTCTGATGATGACAACATCAGCTGgtcattgcttttcaacatgGAATCATAGTcaaaataatttgtcttttttgatgAAAATTTGTGAAAACATTTGCTTTGTATTTCTGATGGACTTAGAGGAATTTCACCTGCATCATTGCCTCCTGGTGTCGGATTCGTCGTTGTTCTGACAGCAGAGGTCACAGTATTTTCAGAACTGAGATTAGGTGGAAACGAtccttgaaaacacaaaaatattagaTACACATTAGCATTTTGTCAAAAGTTACTTAGAAATTCCTACCTCCTCATTTCCTGtcatctttattttattattgggGCAGTGGTGGCTCACTGGTTCAAGGAGTTTCAAGCTCCAGCACCATCCAGCTTAATGTGGCCGACCCTGAGTTCTGATCTGAGCTTTCTAGAAGAGAATTACCCCTTTCAGGATCAATAGATTATATAAATTCAcatattttcaacatattttccTTATTGCTATACGCtgtcttcattctttcattttgatAGTGGTTGATTTTGTTGTAGAAGCAGAAGTTTGTTTCATAACTGCACTAgtttatttttccatctttgtgtgAACTGGCCGTTTTGTTTTTGAGTCAAACCAACAACAGGAATCCTCTGATGTTTTGTCATGAAGTGAGCAAGTTCAAGGAAACATGTTCACCGACACATTGGAGAGATTGATGATTTGCTGTGGGATCAACAAAGAGTTTTCCTTCATCGTgctgattattttacagatcaTCCACAAGACTTAGTGGTAAAACTTGTAGTCAGGGCTGCTCAGGTCACCTAGTTACATTGCTGGATAGCTAGGAaacttcccatgatgcactgaccACTGCCCCCCACCCACTCGCTAGAAGCACACACATATAATTTCATTGTACCGTTGCAATGACAATAAGGCTTCTTATCTTATctccctccctgagcctggttctccTGAGGTTTCTTTCTGTTAAAaggtgattttgtttgtttgttttttctaccCACTCCTGCAAAGCACTTCCTCAAAGTGAAATTGGAGAGAACTTTgcatttgttgggtttctctgtgtgacATAGTAAGGCCTTTACTCAAATATGTGAAGCGCCTGAGATAACATATGTTATGAATTGGTGTTGTTCTGTGCACATTTGCTTTTTCCAGAACAAACTCAGCTAAGAATGCACCACTTTAAGGGTTTCTAAATTTTTAATCTCCTTAACCTGTGAGCTCTATTGTCCATGAACACTGAAACAACACACAGCTGACCAAGAAGCATTCAATAGTCAAATGTCCACTTACTTTTGAGGTCTTGCAATTTAAACACACTGTTAAAATGCTATCTCAcacatgttttattattaatattgctATTAATAATATGAATCTACTCAAAGCTGAGACTTGGCACTTTAATAGAGTAACCAATATTAAATTCGATATTCTATATGCTGAAGCACAATATGTGGGGAAAACACAACTTTATGGTCTGAAATATATAATTTGCAATTCACGGATATCAGTTCCAAAACATCTATACTTTTCTTACCTGATGTTGGGTTCACAGAGGTGGCAGGAGTGGAAACACTGGACATGGTGACATCTGAACTTGCTGTATAGACATATTAGATATATAGCATGTACTACCTGCTATCACAGTAAATGTTGAGTTTTTGCTCATAATGCTTGACAATTTTATGTCCTTAACCTGTGGTCTATGGTCCATGAACTAATACTGAAACAACACACAGCTGACCAAGAAGCATTCAATAGTCAAGCGTCCACTTACATTTAAAGTCTTGCAATTTGGACACAATGTGTTAAAAAGTTTTCCCACATAaatttcattattattgttattactaatgataataataatatgaatcTACTCAAAATAAAGCTGAGACTTGGCATTTTGATATAGTAACCAATATTATATTCAAAGTTCTACAGGCTGAAGCCCAGCATGtggaaaaaacaactttatggTCTGAAATATATAATTTGCAATTCACGGATATCAGTTACAACACATCTATACTTTTCTTACCTGATGTTGGGTTCACTGAGGTGGTAGGAGTGGAAACACTGGACATGGTGACATCTGAACTTGCTGCatagacataaaataacatttaaagacTTAAATGATCATGTTTTTGGTCACCATTTAGATATATAGCATGTACTACCTGCTGTCACAGTAAATGTTGACTTTTTGCTCATTGTGCTTGATTCTCTTGCCACAATATctgcagcaaaatgaaacaaaatataaattaattaatatttgctatatttttttgtttatcaaatcACTTCAACAAAAAACCTTTCAAAACTAAGAAACACATTTACTCTGTTGTTAGTCATGCCATGACCATTTCTGTGGTGATAACTACCAGCTGCTCAGTCCAACAACACTTTGGACCACACTGAAATGCTGCAGAAATTATCAATCAAATTGTTATGAAATTTGATGAATTTAGTTGTAACGACACCAGGAAGTTTAGTTCAGTCCGTGAAATTTCACAACATTTCTCCATATCTACTGGACTGACGAAACAGAGAAAACATATCTTCCCAAATGttgtttgataaaaaaaaaaaaattgaaatgatTAATCTGGAACCATCTTTGCTTTTCACATCATCACACTTGTTGTGGTGTTTAAAGCTGTTTGGACATTCAGCCCAGGGTTAGTACCGAATATGTTATTATATTGGTTCATATTTGATAATTTGCCTCTTTTTTATCTTGATATTAACAATACAGTCTTGCTCCCtaaatgttttcactgtgaaaaaagcAGCATTAATTATCATTTATATGGACAGTTCGTGGAATATGATCCCTGAAATAGCGAGTGGGGGGCCcccaaacacattttatattgggtcacaaaaagatcaaaatgtTCCTATGACCTTTGTGAAATTTGTATCACTTCACACAATCACTTGCAATTCATTCTgaggttttcatatttcaaaGGAAGTGATGTGTCACATACAGTAGATTTAATTAGTGTCTTTGACTCACCAGTCAAGCTCCTTCTATCACTACGAGGAGACAAAGTATTCTGTTCACGTTCCAAGTTGTAGTCACAGCTGGC
Encoded proteins:
- the LOC127534217 gene encoding uncharacterized protein LOC127534217; the protein is MSKKSTFTVTAASSDVTMSSVSTPTTSVNPTSASSDVTMSSVSTPATSVNPTSGSFPPNLSSENTVTSAVRTTTNPTPGGNDADVERESSTMSTKSAFTVTTGSTVIMSSVSPPITSVNLTPAATVKLLKLLMSVAAFGVSIAVVLLVLVLHRHLKRRTGSSSSKTKANITDESVCLRNISHGGVELPVNSTYSLITSVPSADCSTGFEKLNREEPQSQDSDIYHLYETIPDRPTASDQPDMVYSLLQAY